From the Chryseobacterium sp. G0201 genome, the window GATGGGTGTGACCCAAAATTGCGGGACCCCAAGAATTGATGTAATCGATGTAAGTGTTATCATCAGCATCTGTAAGGTAAGCGCCTTTTGCTGATTTCATAAAAACAGGAACGCCGCCCACAGATTTGAATGCGCGTACTGGAGAATTTACTCCTCCGGGAATGTATTTGTAAGCTTCATCGAATAAAGCTGAACTTCTTTGATACTTCATTTTCTATTTTTTCTTTATAATTTACCCTTCGAAATAAGGGGTCCCATCTTCTCCTGCATAGTTTCTCAAACCATTTACCATTTTATAATATAATCTAAAGGTATGTCCGTTTCTCCAGACATTTCCTTCTGGAAAAAATTGACCTTCCAAGATTTTATTGTTTGGGAAAATTGTTTGATATATTAAATTATTTGGATTGTTTTGATCGGGCTCAGAAAGAACAACTAATCCTGAACCATCAATTAAACCTATTGATGCATATTTAATTGGATAAACCTGATTAGAATTCTCATCAGCTAATCCAAATAAATTAGATGAATTTGTTGTAAGAATGTAAGGTTTTCCGTTATAGAATTGCCATCCGACATAAGCAATTTCAGATGTACTTTTATGCATTCTTTTGGTCTTGGGAATATAAATTCCAATATGCGAATCTTTAGAAACAATTTCCAGGAAATTAGCTTTAAAATTGATTTGATAAGCATTTTCATCTTCGTAAGGCTTAATCATTTCTAAATCTTCATCATCAAGATCATCCCAAGTTAATTTAATCTCTTTTGGCTCTCCTATATTAGTAGTGATACCTGTTCCCCATCCACGATCTCTAATAGGATATCTTTCAGGCTCAATGTATTTGTCAAGCCTCATCTTTGTCTTTATGGAATAATTATAATAGTCAAACCCATCGAAAACTAGATAATTTTCACCATTTATAGTGATCGGCTTATCAGAAATAAAAGGCATTATGATCGTGGCATTGCTGTCAATTATTCCAAACTTACCGTTTTGTTCAGCATGAAAACCCCTGACAGATTCATCATACCAACTTATGCTGTAATATTGCGGCTGTACGGCAATAAATTTGTTAGCATCGCATAATCCCCATAAATTTCCTTTTCTGAAGGGAATATATTTTTGTTCTTGCGAAAAAAGGGTACACGATATGAAAACTAAAAATACCCATAGATATTTAAAATTTACATTTACTATTTTCATGGTTTGGGTTGAGTATTAGTTTCTAGGTTTTTTGTCAATCAGATAAATTAACTGTCCTGCAGATGGCTGTTGACCTTCATCCATTCTGTTTTTTACGTACAATTTGTGTAATTTAATGCCGAATTTTTGAGCAATATCGTGCATATCTTCTCCTGCAAGAGCTTTGTAAGTTGCCGTATTTCCATCTGAGTTTTTAGATTCAAGGAAAACAATTTCGTCTTTCTTTAAAACATCGCTTTCCAATTCATTCCATTTTATTAGTTTACTTTCGCTTACTTTGAATTTATTTGCAATGAACTGAACATTCGTATCTTCAGGAATAATGATATATTTTAAGCCGTCATTTGGATGACTTTTAATTAAAATTGAATTAAGGATTTCTGCTTTTGTTTTAATTCTTTCCACTCTTTTTTGCTGTTGAGCGAAAGAAGTTTGCTTGTAAGGAACATTTACTGTAACAGGATCTTTATCTTTCTTGACAAATTTTGAAGGCTCTAATCTTGCCATGAAAGCTCTGTCATCCTTTAAATCAGGATACATTCTAAGAACCGCATATAAAACTTCTTTAGAACTTGTATTATCAAATTCATAGAGTTTATATCTTTCAATTTTACCGATTAGGATGGAAGCATAACGTGGATTTGTTGCATAACCAGCCTTTTTCAGACCATGAGCCCACGCTTTATAATCTTTCATATCTAAATTGAAAAGACCTGTATAATATTTTCTTGTTGATAAAAATATGGAGTGATCTTCGTAAGATTGTCTTGGGTCTTCATACACACGAAAACACTCATTAGGAGCATCGTCGGTATGTTTCATGGTTTTCCCTGTCCAGTCTTCTTTACATTTTATTCCGAAGTGATTTTTACCTTCCTGAGCCAATCTGCTCTGTCCGCCGCCAGTCTCAAGAAGTCCTTGAGCAAGCGTGATAGA encodes:
- a CDS encoding glucosaminidase domain-containing protein, with the translated sequence MKRLFLLISLLVLSKFSAQTWATEDQYIQKFAQYAVEEMEKYKIPASITLAQGLLETGGGQSRLAQEGKNHFGIKCKEDWTGKTMKHTDDAPNECFRVYEDPRQSYEDHSIFLSTRKYYTGLFNLDMKDYKAWAHGLKKAGYATNPRYASILIGKIERYKLYEFDNTSSKEVLYAVLRMYPDLKDDRAFMARLEPSKFVKKDKDPVTVNVPYKQTSFAQQQKRVERIKTKAEILNSILIKSHPNDGLKYIIIPEDTNVQFIANKFKVSESKLIKWNELESDVLKKDEIVFLESKNSDGNTATYKALAGEDMHDIAQKFGIKLHKLYVKNRMDEGQQPSAGQLIYLIDKKPRN